One genomic window of Bartonella sp. HY038 includes the following:
- the mnmG gene encoding tRNA uridine-5-carboxymethylaminomethyl(34) synthesis enzyme MnmG — protein sequence MSMNYDVIVIGGGHAGTEAAAASARLGAKTALVTFSFETIGVMSCNPAIGGLGKGHLVREIDALDGIMARAADRGGIQFRLLNRRKGPAVRGPRTQADRKLYRLAVQDLIANQQNLTVVAGEAVDILIVDGVVKGVVLADGQQLNAPSVVLTTGTFLRGLIHIGDKNWPAGRMGEAPAVKLAERLNGHGIVLSRLKTGTPARLDRETIEWDRLDKQSPDDVLVPFSSLTDSIKTPQIDCAITRTNERTHAIIRENIHRSAMYSGAIEGIGPRYCPSIEDKIVKFGDRDGHQIFLEPEGLDDNTVYPNGISTSLPEDAQDALIHSIDGLQNVRILQPGYAIEYDFVDPRQLHRSLQLKAVTGLYLAGQINGTTGYEEAGAQGLIAGLNAARFAAGQEPIIMQRSDSYIGVMIDDLVSRGVSEPYRMFTSRAEFRLSLRADNADERLTPLAIELGLCGSERIAAYEEREGKLDALRALLKSVNLTPNEAAQHGLQINRDGQRRTAYDLLSYNDISIASLTNIWPELNGVDAKTIELMEIEAQYAVYMERQEQDMAALRRDEKLFIPEDLDLNSISGLSNELKIKIAARAPRTIAEAQRIDGITPAALSLIITHIQRQRRSQKDVA from the coding sequence ATGTCAATGAATTATGATGTTATTGTTATTGGTGGAGGGCATGCCGGTACTGAAGCTGCAGCAGCCTCGGCACGGCTTGGTGCGAAAACCGCTTTAGTAACATTTTCATTTGAAACAATCGGTGTTATGTCATGTAATCCAGCCATTGGTGGTTTGGGTAAAGGCCATTTGGTTCGTGAGATCGATGCGTTAGATGGCATTATGGCGCGTGCTGCGGATCGTGGTGGAATTCAGTTCCGTCTATTAAATCGGCGTAAGGGGCCGGCAGTTCGGGGTCCCCGTACCCAAGCCGACAGAAAACTATATCGGTTGGCCGTGCAAGATCTTATAGCAAACCAACAAAATCTTACGGTGGTAGCAGGCGAAGCTGTTGACATCTTAATTGTCGACGGAGTTGTCAAAGGTGTAGTGCTTGCAGATGGGCAGCAACTCAATGCACCATCAGTGGTATTAACAACGGGAACCTTTTTACGTGGACTAATCCATATTGGCGATAAAAATTGGCCTGCTGGGCGTATGGGTGAAGCACCGGCTGTTAAGTTGGCAGAGCGCTTGAACGGGCATGGCATTGTCCTTAGTCGCTTAAAAACGGGAACGCCGGCGCGTTTGGATCGTGAAACAATTGAATGGGATCGATTGGATAAGCAGTCGCCAGATGATGTTTTAGTACCATTTTCTAGCCTTACCGATAGCATTAAGACCCCGCAAATTGATTGCGCTATTACGCGCACCAATGAGCGCACCCATGCTATTATCCGTGAAAATATTCATCGCTCTGCAATGTATTCCGGTGCTATTGAGGGGATTGGCCCGCGCTACTGCCCATCTATTGAGGATAAAATTGTAAAATTCGGCGATCGCGATGGTCATCAAATATTCTTAGAGCCTGAGGGTTTAGATGATAATACAGTCTATCCTAACGGTATTTCAACCTCGCTACCTGAAGACGCGCAAGATGCGCTCATTCATTCGATTGATGGTTTGCAAAATGTTCGTATTTTGCAGCCGGGTTATGCAATTGAATATGATTTTGTTGATCCTCGTCAACTCCATCGTTCATTACAATTAAAAGCAGTGACTGGCCTATATCTTGCAGGCCAAATCAATGGTACTACTGGATATGAAGAGGCCGGCGCACAAGGCTTGATTGCCGGGTTAAATGCAGCGCGTTTTGCAGCAGGGCAAGAACCAATCATTATGCAGCGCAGCGATTCATATATTGGTGTGATGATCGATGATCTTGTGTCGCGCGGCGTCAGTGAGCCTTATCGCATGTTTACATCGCGAGCTGAATTCCGCTTGTCTTTGCGTGCTGATAATGCGGATGAGCGTTTGACACCATTAGCTATTGAACTAGGTCTTTGCGGATCAGAGCGCATTGCCGCCTATGAGGAACGCGAAGGCAAATTGGATGCCTTGCGCGCTCTACTAAAATCCGTCAACCTTACGCCCAATGAAGCCGCCCAACATGGCTTACAGATTAATCGTGATGGGCAACGGCGCACAGCCTATGATCTTTTGTCTTATAATGATATTTCCATTGCTAGCCTTACTAATATTTGGCCAGAACTTAATGGCGTAGATGCTAAAACAATTGAGTTGATGGAGATTGAAGCTCAATATGCTGTATATATGGAGCGTCAAGAGCAAGACATGGCTGCGCTGCGTCGCGATGAAAAGCTATTTATTCCTGAAGACCTTGATCTTAATTCGATATCTGGCCTATCAAATGAGCTGAAGATTAAGATCGCCGCTCGTGCACCACGCACAATCGCTGAAGCGCAGCGTATTGATGGTATTACACCTGCCGCTTTATCTTTAATTATTACCCATATCCAAAGGCAGCGTCGCAGCCAAAAGGATGTAGCATAA